The Nitratidesulfovibrio sp. SRB-5 genome includes a window with the following:
- a CDS encoding phage major capsid protein, whose product MSEEIKRLLEQQGTAFEEFKKANDERLKAMAEGKAVSELEAKVEKANAELSRLGKELDDLAKKANRPGAGGDEEAQLHAEHKAAWNRWARKGDETGLAEIEAKAISVGTPADGGYALPIEQDKEITRLLRDESPMRQVCRVVTIGTEEYRKLVNLGGTASGWVGEKSARPETGTPTLAELKPVMGEVYANPAVTQKALDDLFYNVEAELGADIVTEFAEQEGAAFIHGDGANKPKGLLAYPQSAEPDGERDFGTLQFLTTGVAGGFKARTADVNPADDLIDLIYTLKKGHRSGATFMMNGKTQATVRKWKDAEGNYIWSPSLQAGQPAMLLGYGVTENEDMPDIGAGAIPIAFGNYWRGFWIIDRIGIRSLRDPFTNKPYVHFYTTKRVGSMLADSQAVKLLKLAA is encoded by the coding sequence ATGAGCGAGGAAATCAAGCGCCTGCTCGAACAGCAGGGGACGGCCTTCGAGGAGTTCAAGAAGGCCAACGATGAGCGGCTGAAGGCCATGGCCGAAGGCAAGGCCGTCTCGGAACTCGAAGCCAAGGTCGAGAAGGCCAACGCCGAACTTTCCCGTCTGGGGAAGGAACTGGACGACCTGGCCAAGAAGGCCAACCGCCCCGGTGCGGGCGGCGACGAGGAAGCCCAGCTTCACGCCGAGCACAAGGCGGCGTGGAACCGCTGGGCGCGCAAGGGTGACGAGACCGGCCTGGCCGAGATCGAGGCCAAGGCCATCAGCGTCGGCACCCCCGCCGATGGCGGCTACGCGCTGCCGATCGAGCAGGACAAGGAGATCACGCGCCTCCTGCGCGACGAGTCCCCCATGCGCCAGGTGTGCCGCGTCGTGACCATCGGGACCGAGGAGTACCGCAAGCTGGTGAACCTCGGCGGTACGGCTTCGGGCTGGGTGGGTGAGAAGTCCGCTCGCCCGGAAACCGGCACGCCGACTCTGGCCGAGCTCAAGCCCGTGATGGGCGAAGTCTACGCCAATCCGGCTGTTACCCAGAAGGCCCTCGACGACCTGTTCTACAACGTCGAGGCCGAATTGGGCGCGGACATCGTGACCGAGTTCGCGGAGCAGGAAGGTGCAGCCTTCATCCACGGTGACGGTGCCAACAAGCCCAAGGGGCTTCTGGCCTACCCCCAGAGCGCGGAGCCCGACGGCGAACGCGACTTCGGCACGCTCCAGTTCCTGACCACGGGCGTTGCCGGTGGCTTCAAGGCCCGCACCGCCGACGTGAACCCTGCCGATGACCTGATCGACCTCATCTACACCCTCAAGAAGGGGCACCGGTCCGGCGCCACGTTCATGATGAACGGGAAGACGCAGGCCACGGTGCGGAAGTGGAAGGACGCCGAGGGCAACTACATCTGGTCGCCGAGCCTCCAGGCTGGCCAGCCCGCCATGCTGCTTGGCTACGGGGTCACCGAGAACGAGGACATGCCCGACATCGGGGCCGGTGCCATCCCCATCGCCTTCGGCAACTACTGGCGCGGCTTCTGGATCATCGACCGCATCGGCATTCGCAGCCTGCGCGATCCGTTCACCAACAAGCCCTACGTGCATTTCTACACCACGAAGCGCGTGGGGAGCATGTTGGCGGATTCCCAGGCCGTGAAGCTCCTGAAGCTGGCCGCGTAA
- a CDS encoding HK97 gp10 family phage protein: MPLIPVSSVTVDIPDEAVAEQVRAMLDPELAMLAELIASDARNTAAFADKTGKLRKSIKAQKSKFEGGGYIVVARAPHAHLVEFGHAMIDANGRTVGHVPAHPFLRPARDRRVRAALHEIQARLGGAYDERG; encoded by the coding sequence ATGCCGCTCATTCCCGTGAGCTCCGTGACCGTGGACATCCCGGACGAGGCCGTGGCCGAGCAGGTGCGCGCGATGCTCGATCCCGAGCTTGCGATGCTTGCGGAACTCATCGCGTCCGACGCCCGAAACACGGCGGCATTCGCCGACAAGACCGGGAAACTGCGCAAGTCGATCAAGGCCCAGAAGTCCAAGTTCGAGGGGGGCGGCTACATCGTTGTCGCCCGCGCGCCGCATGCGCACCTCGTGGAGTTCGGACACGCCATGATCGACGCGAACGGCCGGACCGTGGGGCATGTCCCGGCGCATCCCTTCCTGCGCCCGGCGCGGGACAGGCGTGTGCGGGCCGCCCTGCATGAGATTCAGGCCCGACTCGGGGGTGCCTACGATGAGCGGGGTTGA
- a CDS encoding phage head-tail connector protein — protein MIIRRVAAPRIEPVTLGEAKAHCRVEVSEDDALLTALIVAVREQGETLTGQVFVDSLWTITMPGPLVGPVLLPLAPVREVEAVTVDGAEVDRGLYSLVPSGLSPQEHPVRGTFTPLPGFPDGAEVTVRVKAGWPVEGDEENARATTPHAIRQWMLVRIGGLYAQRETFITGTLVTRMTRDFVDCLLDPYVMVGA, from the coding sequence ATGATCATCCGCCGTGTCGCCGCTCCCCGCATCGAGCCCGTCACCCTTGGCGAGGCCAAGGCCCATTGCCGGGTAGAGGTCTCCGAGGATGACGCGCTGTTGACCGCGCTCATCGTCGCGGTGCGGGAGCAGGGCGAGACGCTGACCGGGCAGGTCTTCGTGGACTCGCTCTGGACGATCACCATGCCCGGCCCGCTGGTGGGCCCGGTGCTCCTGCCTCTTGCTCCCGTGCGTGAGGTGGAGGCCGTGACCGTGGACGGGGCGGAGGTGGACCGGGGGCTCTATTCCCTAGTCCCCTCCGGTCTGTCCCCGCAGGAGCATCCCGTGCGGGGGACGTTCACGCCACTGCCGGGCTTTCCCGATGGGGCCGAGGTGACGGTACGCGTGAAAGCGGGCTGGCCGGTGGAAGGAGATGAGGAGAACGCTCGGGCCACGACGCCCCACGCAATCCGGCAGTGGATGCTGGTGCGCATCGGTGGGCTGTATGCCCAGCGCGAAACCTTCATTACCGGGACGCTGGTGACCCGCATGACCCGCGACTTCGTGGACTGCCTACTCGACCCCTACGTGATGGTGGGAGCCTGA
- a CDS encoding HK97 family phage prohead protease, which translates to MERLSFGLLDLKLAEGAGQDTASMTFSGYGAVFGNMDAYGDVIAKGAFTKTIAEFKTSGVWPAMLLQHGGWGIGADDFTPVGVWTEIREDGHGLYVEGTLADTPRGREIYTLMKMKPRPAINGMSIGYIAKEWVARSKPEEPRRTLTAIELVEVSLVTFPANGKARVTGVKSDGDCPTIREAELALREAGFSRKQAKLILADGFKGLPLRDAEEGDVDELAAMVRRNIDALRA; encoded by the coding sequence ATGGAAAGGCTTAGCTTCGGCCTGCTCGACCTGAAACTCGCCGAGGGCGCCGGCCAGGATACCGCCTCCATGACGTTCAGCGGGTATGGCGCGGTGTTCGGGAACATGGACGCCTATGGCGATGTGATCGCCAAGGGCGCGTTCACCAAGACCATCGCGGAATTCAAGACCTCGGGCGTGTGGCCCGCCATGCTCCTCCAGCACGGCGGGTGGGGCATCGGGGCCGACGACTTCACGCCGGTCGGTGTGTGGACCGAAATCCGCGAGGACGGGCACGGGCTCTACGTGGAGGGCACGCTGGCCGACACGCCGCGCGGCCGGGAAATCTACACACTGATGAAGATGAAGCCGCGCCCGGCCATCAACGGGATGAGCATCGGCTACATCGCCAAGGAATGGGTTGCGCGGTCGAAGCCGGAGGAGCCGCGGCGCACCCTCACCGCCATCGAACTTGTCGAGGTGTCTCTCGTGACCTTCCCGGCCAACGGAAAGGCTCGGGTCACCGGGGTCAAGAGCGACGGCGACTGCCCCACCATCCGGGAAGCGGAATTGGCCCTGCGAGAAGCCGGGTTTTCGAGGAAACAGGCGAAGCTCATCCTTGCGGATGGCTTCAAGGGCTTGCCTCTGCGGGACGCTGAGGAAGGCGACGTTGACGAACTTGCCGCCATGGTGCGGCGGAACATCGACGCCCTCCGGGCGTAG
- a CDS encoding HNH endonuclease, producing MSTLRPLKHCRHPGCRALTRDASGYCPPHAEAARVRAAEREARQDKARGSAAARGYGRAWRAIRAQVLREEPLCRACAAQGHPVPATDVDHIVSRARGGTDDRANLQPLCHRCHTAKTNREDGGRPRGGGG from the coding sequence ATGAGCACCCTCCGGCCCCTCAAGCACTGTCGGCATCCCGGTTGCCGGGCCCTGACCCGCGACGCCTCGGGCTACTGCCCACCGCACGCCGAAGCGGCGCGAGTCCGAGCGGCTGAACGCGAGGCCCGGCAGGACAAGGCAAGGGGAAGCGCTGCCGCACGTGGCTATGGCCGGGCATGGCGGGCCATCCGCGCCCAAGTGCTCCGCGAGGAGCCGCTCTGCCGTGCCTGTGCAGCCCAAGGCCACCCCGTACCTGCCACCGACGTTGACCACATCGTGAGCAGGGCGCGCGGCGGAACGGACGACAGGGCGAACCTCCAACCCCTTTGCCACCGGTGCCACACCGCCAAGACCAACCGCGAGGACGGCGGGCGGCCAAGGGGAGGGGGAGGGTAA
- a CDS encoding P27 family phage terminase small subunit, translated as MATGRKQKPRTLKVLQGTFRKDRANEAAPEPSAVVANAPAFLSGRALVWFGVLCAKLSPLGLASETFEETLGLLAARLAEIEELERFIRENGRSYTTTTAQGDVMCRPYPEVAMLNEARRHAQSLAAEFGLTPASIGRVGRPQKGQSDENPWGAFGG; from the coding sequence GTGGCGACAGGACGGAAGCAGAAACCACGCACCCTGAAGGTGCTCCAGGGCACTTTCCGCAAGGACCGGGCAAACGAGGCCGCGCCTGAACCATCGGCGGTGGTGGCGAACGCCCCTGCGTTCCTTTCGGGACGGGCGCTGGTGTGGTTCGGGGTGCTCTGCGCCAAGCTCTCGCCGTTGGGCCTAGCCTCCGAGACTTTCGAGGAAACGCTGGGCCTGCTGGCCGCCCGTCTTGCCGAGATCGAGGAGCTTGAGCGGTTCATCCGCGAGAACGGTCGCTCGTATACCACGACCACCGCGCAGGGTGACGTGATGTGTCGGCCTTATCCGGAGGTGGCCATGCTGAACGAGGCGCGCAGGCATGCGCAGTCGCTGGCCGCCGAGTTCGGGCTTACCCCCGCGTCGATTGGCCGCGTGGGCCGTCCGCAGAAGGGCCAGAGCGACGAGAACCCGTGGGGGGCATTCGGTGGGTAG
- a CDS encoding type II toxin-antitoxin system RelE/ParE family toxin: protein MIASFRCKETRALFEGAPTRRFRAFTSVALRKLDMLDAAACLDDLRIPPANRLEALKGDRQGQHSIRINDQWRICFVWRDGAAHDVEIVDYH from the coding sequence ATGATCGCATCGTTCCGCTGCAAGGAAACACGGGCGCTCTTCGAGGGCGCGCCAACCCGCAGGTTCAGGGCCTTCACCAGCGTTGCCCTGCGCAAGCTCGACATGCTCGACGCCGCCGCATGCCTTGACGACCTGCGCATCCCTCCGGCCAACCGCCTCGAAGCACTCAAGGGCGACCGGCAGGGGCAGCACAGCATCCGAATCAATGACCAATGGCGCATATGCTTCGTCTGGCGCGACGGGGCCGCCCATGATGTCGAAATCGTGGATTACCACTGA
- a CDS encoding phage portal protein, with product MTSYDLLAEVLGGVLAKSGIHVTAATAIQCTAVLACARVIANGLAQVPFKLYRADGRTRMEASAHPLFSLVAHGPNEYQTSFEFRHMLGLHLSLTGNAFVWLNRVGDRIVEMLPYQPGSVTVTRNGWEITYDLSTKDGKRVRVPAEDMWHLRWLSWDGVCGLDGVRQAREAIGLALATEEHGARLFKNGARMSGLLTTEINLTQEQRKELREAWQSAHGGNENAFKTAILGGGMKWFPLVSPNDQAQFLETRRHQVEEVCRAFGVLPIMVGHYDKASTYASAEQMFLQHGVHTLGPWYACIEQSGTQKLLTPEERAKGYYLRFNANGLMRGAARDRAEFYTRLYGVGALSPNDIRELEDMNPYEGGDEYRVPLNMVEPGSAPERTEGSDGKA from the coding sequence ATGACCTCCTACGACCTGTTGGCGGAGGTGCTGGGTGGGGTTTTGGCCAAGAGCGGCATCCACGTGACGGCGGCTACGGCCATCCAATGCACTGCGGTGCTCGCTTGCGCCCGCGTCATCGCCAACGGCCTCGCACAGGTGCCGTTCAAGCTCTACCGGGCGGATGGCCGGACCCGGATGGAGGCGTCGGCCCACCCGCTGTTCTCCCTCGTAGCCCATGGCCCCAACGAGTACCAGACCAGCTTCGAGTTCCGGCACATGCTCGGACTGCATCTTAGCCTGACCGGCAACGCCTTCGTCTGGTTGAACCGCGTGGGCGACCGCATCGTCGAGATGCTGCCGTACCAGCCGGGCTCCGTGACCGTCACGCGCAACGGATGGGAGATCACCTACGACCTCTCGACCAAGGACGGAAAGCGGGTGCGGGTGCCTGCGGAGGACATGTGGCATCTCCGCTGGTTGTCCTGGGATGGGGTGTGCGGACTTGATGGTGTGCGGCAGGCGCGCGAGGCCATCGGGCTTGCCCTGGCCACGGAAGAACACGGTGCCCGCCTTTTCAAGAACGGAGCCCGGATGTCGGGCCTACTTACGACGGAAATCAACCTGACGCAGGAGCAGCGCAAGGAACTGCGCGAGGCCTGGCAGTCGGCCCACGGTGGGAACGAGAACGCCTTCAAGACCGCGATCCTCGGCGGCGGCATGAAGTGGTTTCCCCTCGTGTCGCCCAACGATCAGGCCCAGTTCCTCGAAACCCGACGGCACCAGGTCGAGGAGGTTTGCCGGGCCTTCGGCGTGCTGCCCATCATGGTCGGTCACTACGACAAGGCCAGCACCTACGCCAGCGCCGAACAGATGTTCCTCCAGCATGGCGTGCATACCCTTGGCCCCTGGTACGCCTGCATCGAGCAGAGCGGCACGCAGAAGCTGCTGACGCCGGAGGAAAGGGCAAAGGGCTACTACCTGCGGTTCAACGCCAACGGTCTCATGCGCGGGGCCGCGCGGGACCGGGCGGAATTCTACACCCGGCTCTACGGTGTGGGGGCCTTGTCCCCCAACGACATCCGGGAGCTTGAAGACATGAATCCCTATGAGGGCGGCGACGAATACCGGGTGCCGCTGAACATGGTGGAACCCGGCTCCGCGCCGGAACGCACGGAGGGAAGCGATGGAAAGGCTTAG
- a CDS encoding helix-turn-helix transcriptional regulator, with amino-acid sequence MDKWNKVAQDAWQAVLAGVQALKREGKTLDEIARILGVKNRALIGEWLNKNREAANAPFPNMLRYLEALGYSAQDFLPPPTIKRVAPNAPEETIPHAEGLPSIPVVAHAGAGHEIDFFLSEPERMLQILPSYFHPNMRAVQVNGDSMEPTIHKDSCVGVIPAHGQLEEGHIYLVNRPPFGLVVKRVFQGESNGIILRSDNPRWPDQYISCEDLEGIIIGKVIWVLQKV; translated from the coding sequence ATGGATAAGTGGAACAAAGTCGCACAAGACGCTTGGCAAGCAGTTCTCGCGGGTGTCCAAGCCCTGAAAAGGGAGGGGAAGACGCTTGACGAGATCGCGCGCATCTTGGGCGTTAAGAATCGCGCCCTTATCGGCGAGTGGCTAAATAAAAATCGAGAAGCAGCAAATGCTCCTTTTCCCAACATGCTTCGCTACCTTGAAGCACTCGGCTATAGCGCACAAGATTTCCTTCCGCCGCCTACGATAAAGCGTGTCGCCCCAAATGCCCCGGAAGAAACCATACCGCACGCTGAAGGACTTCCCTCTATTCCGGTTGTCGCGCATGCAGGGGCAGGGCATGAAATTGATTTTTTCCTTAGCGAACCTGAGCGTATGCTACAGATTTTACCTAGTTACTTTCACCCTAACATGCGCGCAGTCCAAGTAAACGGTGACAGCATGGAGCCCACTATACACAAAGACTCGTGTGTCGGTGTCATCCCTGCTCATGGACAACTTGAAGAGGGACATATCTATCTGGTAAACAGGCCACCTTTTGGGCTTGTCGTAAAAAGAGTCTTTCAAGGGGAAAGCAATGGCATCATTTTGCGTTCTGACAACCCCCGATGGCCCGACCAGTACATATCATGCGAAGATCTTGAAGGAATAATAATAGGAAAAGTCATTTGGGTTCTTCAAAAGGTATAA
- a CDS encoding phage regulatory CII family protein, which translates to MRALEDVIADMVENSGRTLTAIAAEIGKHKSALSRELSPYDAGAKLGVESLVPLMRACRSVAPLEALAGFMGYGLRPLGGEPDGRSMEDECLQGYEAVTDFIKAARAGRHYTDLMPRLRAALKELEDVVVRARDRDSGAG; encoded by the coding sequence ATGCGCGCGTTGGAAGATGTGATCGCGGACATGGTGGAGAACTCGGGGCGTACCCTGACGGCCATCGCCGCCGAGATCGGCAAGCACAAGTCCGCGCTCTCGCGCGAGCTTTCCCCCTATGACGCGGGCGCTAAGCTCGGCGTCGAGTCGTTGGTGCCGCTGATGCGCGCCTGCCGCTCCGTGGCCCCGCTGGAGGCGCTGGCCGGGTTCATGGGCTACGGGTTGCGCCCCCTTGGCGGCGAGCCGGATGGCCGGAGCATGGAGGACGAGTGCCTGCAAGGCTACGAGGCCGTGACCGACTTCATCAAGGCCGCGCGGGCCGGGCGGCACTACACCGACCTCATGCCCAGGCTGCGCGCCGCGCTCAAGGAACTGGAGGACGTGGTTGTGCGCGCCAGAGACCGGGACAGCGGCGCAGGGTAG
- a CDS encoding DUF1064 domain-containing protein: MSTVSAAEIKAAGGLEKWMRNRAPVQAAPPVQRPAGVPAPVKAKGRLPAPGRTYRSEGMNQTEARYAEHLAALERAGKIVGWDYEGLKLRLADKTFYTPDFLVIRASGAVELHEVKGHWEDDARVKIKVAAKQKPWFTFVAVKPGKRGEWEVERF; this comes from the coding sequence ATGAGTACGGTCAGCGCAGCAGAGATCAAGGCGGCTGGGGGGCTGGAAAAGTGGATGCGCAACCGCGCGCCGGTGCAGGCAGCGCCACCCGTGCAGCGCCCGGCAGGTGTCCCGGCGCCGGTGAAGGCCAAGGGGCGGCTACCCGCGCCCGGCCGGACCTACCGCAGCGAAGGGATGAATCAGACCGAGGCCCGGTATGCCGAGCATCTGGCCGCCCTCGAACGGGCGGGCAAGATCGTGGGCTGGGACTACGAGGGGCTCAAGCTGCGGCTCGCCGACAAGACGTTCTACACGCCCGACTTTCTCGTGATTCGGGCGAGTGGCGCTGTCGAGCTTCACGAGGTGAAAGGGCACTGGGAAGATGATGCCCGCGTGAAGATCAAGGTCGCGGCCAAGCAGAAGCCTTGGTTTACGTTCGTAGCCGTGAAGCCCGGCAAGCGCGGTGAGTGGGAAGTGGAGAGGTTCTGA
- a CDS encoding helix-turn-helix domain-containing protein: protein MTSERPCTDTFALQRRILATALTPTERLVGLVLALSLDARSGRARISQARLAELCGVTVRTVRRAVATLVVSGLFVSQRTGRSSVLRAASPPEGGKRGGIVERTPVSALIGHQCPIGPHTWGLDTTYSTLAEERCKREARRRT from the coding sequence ATGACGAGCGAACGCCCATGCACAGACACCTTCGCACTCCAGCGCCGCATCCTTGCGACAGCCCTGACGCCCACCGAACGGCTCGTCGGGCTCGTGCTGGCGCTCTCGCTCGATGCGCGCTCCGGGCGCGCACGCATTTCCCAAGCCAGGCTGGCGGAACTCTGCGGGGTCACCGTCAGGACCGTCCGGCGCGCTGTGGCCACACTTGTGGTCTCCGGACTCTTCGTCTCCCAGCGCACAGGGCGCTCCTCCGTGCTGAGGGCTGCAAGCCCTCCGGAGGGTGGAAAGAGAGGTGGAATAGTGGAGAGGACACCCGTGTCCGCTCTGATAGGACACCAGTGTCCTATCGGCCCCCATACATGGGGCCTCGACACCACCTACAGCACCCTCGCCGAAGAGCGATGCAAGCGGGAGGCTAGGAGGCGCACATGA
- a CDS encoding terminase large subunit has translation MAGKAVAGRRVVLACKRHLSDLAAVEGGGSPYAFSAEKANRVCAFAENMVHVKGKWAGQRVRLEEWQVFLLGCLFGWVREDGLRRFRELYAEIPRKNGKSMLGAIIGNYLLVADAEPGAEVYSGATTLDQALEVFRPAWMMTLRNHAYREHFGIDLGGTEKNPGTIYQLATASRFEAVVGKPGDGASPHGALVDEFHEHKTPDLYDTMKTGMGARTQPLLVVITTAGVDTSAPCYEHRDRLAKELEAGALDPTVLVIMFGVDESDDWKDFGVWRKANPNFGVSLHEDYLRDRYREAMTSPARRNIILCKHLNKWMNAGQAWTDMVKWAECAAPGMRIEDFAGHRAWLGLDLASRTDVASLLAVVEDGALLRVFARHYLPSDTVEKPHNAHYRSFRDVGALTVSDGARTDFGQIEDDMRAWADLLDVQAIGYDPREATFLMDRVARWAAFDIVEVTQGPGNLSEPMKELEARIASCTIRHADDPVLTWMMGNVVLKQARGGGPVKYFYPTKERESSKIDGAVALIMAVGRALAAPAEEPEIFAEVW, from the coding sequence GTGGCCGGGAAGGCCGTCGCGGGCAGGCGGGTTGTGTTGGCCTGCAAGCGGCATCTGTCCGACCTCGCAGCGGTCGAGGGAGGCGGAAGCCCCTATGCGTTCTCTGCCGAGAAGGCCAACCGGGTCTGCGCCTTCGCCGAGAACATGGTCCACGTCAAAGGAAAGTGGGCTGGGCAGCGGGTGCGCCTGGAGGAGTGGCAAGTCTTCCTGCTGGGGTGCCTGTTCGGGTGGGTCCGGGAGGATGGCTTGCGCCGGTTCCGCGAACTCTACGCCGAAATCCCGCGCAAGAACGGCAAGTCGATGCTCGGGGCCATCATCGGCAACTACCTGCTGGTAGCCGACGCAGAACCCGGTGCCGAGGTCTACTCGGGGGCCACCACGCTCGACCAGGCGCTGGAGGTCTTCCGACCCGCGTGGATGATGACCCTGCGGAACCACGCCTACCGGGAGCATTTCGGGATCGACCTTGGTGGCACGGAGAAGAACCCCGGCACCATCTACCAGTTGGCGACCGCCAGCCGTTTCGAGGCCGTGGTGGGCAAGCCCGGTGACGGGGCCAGTCCGCACGGGGCTCTCGTGGACGAGTTCCACGAGCACAAGACGCCGGACCTCTACGACACCATGAAGACCGGCATGGGCGCGCGTACGCAGCCCCTGCTGGTGGTTATCACCACGGCGGGGGTGGATACCTCCGCGCCCTGCTACGAGCACCGGGACCGGCTGGCCAAGGAGTTGGAGGCAGGCGCACTCGATCCGACCGTGCTGGTGATCATGTTCGGCGTGGATGAGTCCGACGACTGGAAGGACTTCGGGGTGTGGCGCAAGGCCAACCCGAACTTTGGCGTGAGCCTGCATGAGGACTACCTGCGCGACCGCTACCGGGAGGCCATGACCAGCCCGGCGCGCCGCAACATCATCCTGTGCAAGCACCTGAACAAGTGGATGAACGCGGGGCAGGCGTGGACCGACATGGTGAAGTGGGCAGAGTGCGCGGCCCCCGGCATGCGCATCGAGGACTTCGCCGGGCACCGGGCCTGGCTCGGGCTCGACCTCGCCAGCCGTACCGACGTGGCTTCCCTCCTGGCCGTGGTCGAGGATGGCGCGCTGCTGCGGGTGTTCGCCCGGCACTACCTGCCGAGCGATACCGTGGAGAAGCCGCACAACGCCCATTACCGGAGCTTCCGCGATGTGGGTGCGCTCACCGTGTCCGACGGGGCACGTACCGACTTCGGCCAGATCGAGGATGACATGCGCGCATGGGCCGACCTGCTGGACGTGCAGGCCATCGGCTACGACCCGCGCGAAGCGACGTTCCTCATGGACCGGGTAGCCCGCTGGGCCGCGTTCGACATCGTGGAGGTCACACAGGGGCCGGGCAACCTGAGCGAACCCATGAAGGAACTCGAAGCGCGCATCGCCTCCTGCACCATCCGGCATGCCGATGATCCGGTGCTCACGTGGATGATGGGCAACGTGGTGCTCAAGCAGGCGCGCGGCGGCGGGCCGGTGAAATACTTCTACCCGACCAAGGAGCGCGAGAGCTCCAAGATCGACGGTGCCGTTGCCCTGATCATGGCGGTTGGACGTGCCCTTGCCGCCCCCGCCGAGGAACCGGAAATCTTCGCGGAGGTCTGGTGA
- a CDS encoding structural protein has protein sequence MAIPRGIRNNNPGNIRHGDKWKGLAPTQGDPDFCTFATPEYGIRAMAVLLLNYQRKQGLKTVRQIISRWAPPTENNTEAYIRHVAERLGVGPDEPIVVADVLPTLVASIIRHENGQHPYDTATIGRGIDMAVERA, from the coding sequence ATGGCTATCCCGCGCGGCATCCGCAACAACAATCCCGGCAACATCCGGCACGGTGACAAGTGGAAGGGCCTCGCCCCGACCCAGGGCGATCCCGACTTCTGCACGTTCGCCACGCCCGAATACGGCATCCGCGCGATGGCCGTCCTCCTGCTCAACTACCAGCGCAAGCAAGGGCTCAAGACAGTCCGGCAGATCATCTCGCGCTGGGCACCCCCGACCGAGAACAACACCGAAGCCTACATCCGCCACGTCGCGGAGCGCCTCGGCGTCGGCCCTGACGAGCCCATCGTCGTCGCCGATGTGCTGCCCACGCTCGTCGCCAGCATCATCCGGCACGAGAACGGCCAGCACCCCTATGACACGGCCACCATCGGGCGCGGGATCGACATGGCGGTGGAGAGGGCCTAG
- a CDS encoding HigA family addiction module antitoxin, producing MRIRTHPGEILNEEFLKPLNITAHALAVALGVPATRISDIVHQRRGVTADTAARLARFFGTSAAFWMNLQSAYDLSIVQRDKGDDLLHIRPHPSAGTARAC from the coding sequence ATGCGCATCCGCACCCACCCCGGCGAAATTCTGAACGAGGAATTCCTGAAGCCCCTGAACATCACGGCCCATGCCCTTGCCGTGGCGCTTGGGGTGCCCGCCACCCGCATTTCGGACATCGTCCACCAGCGGCGCGGCGTCACCGCCGACACGGCGGCGCGGCTTGCCCGGTTCTTCGGGACCAGCGCGGCCTTCTGGATGAACCTGCAATCCGCCTACGACCTGTCCATCGTGCAGCGCGACAAGGGCGACGATCTGCTCCATATCCGTCCGCATCCTTCCGCCGGTACGGCCCGCGCCTGCTGA
- a CDS encoding phage holin family protein, with product MNEIKDWLTSMWLVLALSVAGGMARAAKCGEKSLWGWFCSIVVALFAGVVTNLMLVDLTSLPETARVACASVSAYSGGAVLDALQGRIAEVIGALLGSRTGTGKTGGNEE from the coding sequence ATGAACGAGATCAAGGATTGGCTCACCAGCATGTGGCTCGTGCTGGCCCTCTCCGTGGCCGGAGGCATGGCCCGCGCAGCCAAGTGTGGAGAGAAAAGCCTGTGGGGCTGGTTCTGCTCCATCGTCGTCGCCCTCTTCGCCGGGGTTGTGACCAACCTGATGCTGGTGGACCTGACATCTCTACCGGAGACAGCCCGCGTCGCATGCGCGTCCGTCTCCGCGTACTCCGGCGGTGCCGTGCTGGATGCATTGCAGGGACGGATTGCCGAGGTGATCGGCGCACTCCTCGGAAGCCGGACGGGCACCGGCAAGACCGGGGGAAACGAGGAATAG
- a CDS encoding phage head closure protein, protein MRAGLLRHRITLQAPMHQPGEWGGADATEWQDVATVWAAVEPIAGREFFAAAQAQSEVTHRVRIRCRSGVRADMRVSFGGRVLTIDAVLPLDGGEMHLMCKEMN, encoded by the coding sequence ATGCGCGCCGGACTGCTGCGTCATCGCATCACGCTCCAGGCCCCTATGCACCAGCCGGGGGAATGGGGCGGGGCGGACGCCACGGAATGGCAGGACGTGGCCACCGTGTGGGCTGCTGTGGAGCCGATTGCCGGGCGTGAGTTCTTTGCGGCGGCGCAGGCGCAATCCGAGGTGACGCACCGGGTGCGCATCCGGTGCCGGAGCGGCGTGCGGGCCGACATGCGGGTGTCGTTCGGCGGGCGGGTGCTGACCATCGACGCGGTGCTGCCCCTTGATGGGGGTGAGATGCACCTGATGTGCAAGGAGATGAACTGA